The Legionella cincinnatiensis genome includes a region encoding these proteins:
- the groES gene encoding co-chaperone GroES, translated as MKIRPLHDRVVVRRMEEERTTAGGIVIPDSATEKPMRGEIIAVGAGKILDNGDVRALAVKVGDIVLFGKYSGTEVKIDGKELVVMREDDIMGVIEK; from the coding sequence ATGAAAATTCGTCCTTTACACGATCGAGTTGTTGTTCGTCGTATGGAAGAAGAGCGTACCACAGCCGGTGGTATTGTTATTCCAGATAGCGCTACTGAAAAACCAATGCGTGGTGAAATCATTGCTGTTGGTGCGGGTAAAATATTAGATAACGGTGATGTTCGCGCTTTAGCAGTAAAAGTAGGCGATATTGTTCTATTTGGTAAGTACTCCGGTACCGAAGTAAAAATCGACGGTAAAGAACTGGTTGTGATGCGTGAAGACGACATCATGGGTGTTATTGAGAAATAA
- the groL gene encoding chaperonin GroEL (60 kDa chaperone family; promotes refolding of misfolded polypeptides especially under stressful conditions; forms two stacked rings of heptamers to form a barrel-shaped 14mer; ends can be capped by GroES; misfolded proteins enter the barrel where they are refolded when GroES binds): protein MAKELRFGDDARLQMLAGVNALADAVQVTMGPRGRNVVLEKSYGAPTVTKDGVSVAKEIEFDQRFMNMGAQMVKEVASKTSDTAGDGTTTATVLARAIVVEGYKAIAAGMNPMDLKRGIDKAVAAITKKLQTMSKPCKDNKAIAQVGTISANSDEAIGSIIASAMDKVGKEGVITVEDGNGLENELSVVEGMQFDRGYISPYFINNQQSMTCELEHPFILLVDKKISSIRDMLSVLEGVAKSGRPLLIIAEDVEGEALATLVVNNMRGIVKVCAVKAPGFGDRRKAMLQDIAILTHGQVISEEIGKSLEAATLEDLGTAKRIVVTKENTTIIDGEGKAAEINARITQIRAQIEETTSDYDREKLQERVAKLSGGVAVIKVGAATEVEMKEKKARVEDALHATRAAVEEGIVAGGGVALIRAQKALDSLKGDNDDQNMGINILRRAIEAPMRQIVANAGYEASVIVNKVAENKDNYGFNASTGEFGDMVEMGILDPTKVTRMALQNAASVASLMLTTECMVADLPKKDEAGAGDMGGMGGMGGMGGMGGMM from the coding sequence ATGGCAAAAGAATTACGTTTTGGCGACGATGCTCGCTTACAAATGCTTGCTGGTGTTAATGCATTAGCTGATGCAGTTCAAGTAACAATGGGGCCTCGCGGTCGTAATGTTGTTTTAGAAAAATCATATGGTGCACCTACTGTAACTAAAGATGGTGTATCTGTTGCTAAAGAAATTGAATTTGATCAACGCTTCATGAACATGGGCGCTCAAATGGTTAAAGAAGTTGCTTCTAAAACTTCTGATACTGCTGGAGATGGTACTACTACTGCTACTGTATTGGCTCGTGCTATTGTAGTTGAAGGCTATAAAGCAATTGCTGCTGGCATGAATCCTATGGATCTGAAGCGTGGTATTGATAAAGCAGTTGCTGCAATCACCAAAAAACTACAAACCATGTCTAAGCCTTGCAAAGACAACAAAGCAATTGCACAAGTAGGTACTATTTCTGCTAACTCTGATGAAGCAATTGGTTCAATTATTGCTAGTGCAATGGATAAAGTAGGTAAAGAAGGTGTTATTACTGTTGAAGACGGTAATGGATTAGAAAATGAATTATCCGTTGTTGAAGGTATGCAGTTTGATCGTGGCTATATTTCTCCATACTTCATCAACAATCAACAAAGCATGACTTGCGAGCTTGAGCATCCATTCATTCTGTTAGTTGATAAGAAAATTTCTAGCATTCGTGATATGTTGTCTGTATTGGAAGGTGTTGCAAAATCAGGTCGTCCATTATTGATTATTGCTGAAGATGTTGAAGGCGAAGCTTTAGCAACTTTAGTAGTTAACAACATGCGCGGTATTGTTAAAGTATGTGCTGTTAAAGCTCCAGGATTTGGTGATCGTCGTAAAGCAATGCTACAAGACATCGCGATTCTGACTCATGGCCAAGTAATTTCTGAAGAAATTGGCAAGAGCTTAGAAGCTGCTACTTTAGAAGATTTAGGTACTGCTAAGCGTATCGTTGTTACTAAAGAAAACACAACCATCATTGATGGTGAAGGTAAGGCTGCTGAAATCAATGCGCGCATTACTCAAATTCGTGCTCAAATTGAAGAAACTACTTCTGATTACGATCGCGAGAAGTTACAAGAGCGTGTTGCTAAATTATCTGGTGGTGTTGCCGTGATTAAAGTTGGCGCTGCTACTGAAGTAGAAATGAAAGAGAAAAAAGCTCGTGTTGAAGATGCATTACATGCTACCCGTGCTGCTGTTGAAGAAGGTATTGTAGCCGGTGGTGGTGTTGCTCTAATCCGCGCACAAAAAGCTTTGGATTCTTTGAAAGGTGATAACGACGATCAAAATATGGGTATTAACATTTTACGTCGTGCTATTGAAGCACCTATGCGTCAGATCGTAGCTAATGCTGGTTATGAAGCTTCTGTCATTGTGAATAAAGTAGCTGAAAACAAAGATAACTACGGTTTCAATGCGTCTACTGGTGAATTCGGTGACATGGTTGAAATGGGTATTTTAGATCCAACTAAAGTAACTCGTATGGCATTACAAAATGCTGCTTCTGTAGCAAGCTTAATGCTGACTACTGAGTGCATGGTTGCTGATTTACCAAAGAAAGATGAAGCTGGTGCTGGCGATATGGGCGGCATGGGCGGAATGGGTGGTATGGGAGGCATGGGCGGCATGATGTAA
- a CDS encoding Dps family protein, translating into MGTIIKKLEVVLADTYALYLKTQNYHWHVKGVQFKSLHELFEMQYKQLADAVDEIAERILIIGHKAPATFSEFNALKTIKDGNSSADANQMVSELAEDNEALVKDLNKAVRLAQEQGDEGTVALLSERIAAHEKAHWMLSASR; encoded by the coding sequence ATGGGAACAATAATTAAAAAATTGGAAGTAGTCTTGGCAGATACATATGCTTTGTATCTCAAAACGCAAAATTACCACTGGCATGTTAAAGGTGTGCAATTTAAAAGCTTACACGAGTTGTTTGAAATGCAATATAAACAATTAGCAGACGCTGTGGATGAAATTGCAGAGCGAATTTTAATTATAGGTCATAAAGCTCCAGCTACTTTTTCTGAGTTTAATGCGTTAAAAACCATCAAAGATGGCAATTCTAGTGCTGATGCAAACCAGATGGTGAGCGAGTTAGCTGAAGATAATGAGGCTTTAGTGAAGGATCTTAATAAAGCAGTTCGATTAGCTCAAGAACAGGGTGATGAGGGTACGGTAGCATTATTAAGTGAGCGTATCGCAGCTCATGAAAAAGCACATTGGATGTTAAGTGCTTCTCGCTAA
- a CDS encoding acetoacetate decarboxylase produces MKEAEVIEQAFAMPLTSPAYPRGPYRFINREYLIVTYETDIDLLRKIVPAPLEVVDPLVKFEFIRMPDSTGFGDYTESGQVIPVRYKGKMGGYTHAMFLDDLPPIAGGREIWGFPKKLAQPKLEVAHETLLGTLEYGPFRIATATMGYKYETLDVKKVADSMNAPNYLLKIIPHVDGSIRICELVEYHLEDVVIKGSWQGPAQLELAHHALAPVASLPVRRVVNAVHILSDLTLPYGRVVHDYLK; encoded by the coding sequence ATGAAAGAAGCAGAGGTAATAGAACAAGCTTTTGCAATGCCACTTACCAGCCCAGCTTACCCACGTGGCCCTTATCGCTTTATCAATAGAGAATATTTAATCGTTACTTATGAAACGGATATAGATTTATTGCGCAAAATAGTCCCTGCCCCTTTAGAAGTAGTAGACCCTTTAGTCAAATTCGAATTCATTCGCATGCCTGATTCAACAGGATTTGGTGATTATACTGAATCAGGACAGGTAATTCCTGTGCGTTATAAGGGTAAAATGGGGGGATATACTCACGCAATGTTTTTAGATGATCTGCCTCCCATAGCCGGAGGTCGAGAAATCTGGGGTTTTCCTAAGAAATTAGCTCAACCAAAACTTGAGGTCGCTCATGAAACACTACTAGGCACTCTTGAATATGGGCCTTTTCGTATCGCAACTGCAACAATGGGCTACAAATACGAAACCTTAGATGTAAAAAAAGTAGCAGACTCAATGAATGCTCCTAATTATTTACTCAAAATCATTCCCCATGTGGATGGGAGTATCCGTATTTGTGAGCTTGTCGAATATCACTTAGAAGATGTGGTTATCAAAGGATCCTGGCAAGGTCCTGCTCAATTAGAGTTAGCGCACCATGCATTAGCTCCAGTAGCGAGTCTTCCTGTTCGTCGCGTAGTAAATGCGGTACATATATTATCCGATCTCACTTTACCTTATGGTAGAGTCGTTCACGATTATCTTAAATAA
- a CDS encoding 3-hydroxybutyrate dehydrogenase, which produces MRLKNKVAIITGAASGIGKEIALVYAKEGAKVAIADLNLSQANITAEEIKSKGGEAMAVAMNVTDENEVNQGVDAVAENFGGVDVMVSNAGIQIISPVDQLAFSDWKKLISIHLDGAFLTTRAALKHMYASGKGGSIIYMGSVHSKEASKLKAPYVTAKHGLLGLCQVVAKEGAAHNVRANVICPGFVRTPLVDKQIPEQAKELGITEEEVIKNVMLKDTVDGVFTTTDDVAQTALFFASFESNALTGQSLVVSHGWFME; this is translated from the coding sequence ATGCGCTTAAAAAACAAAGTAGCTATAATTACTGGAGCCGCCAGTGGAATTGGTAAAGAAATAGCCTTAGTTTATGCAAAAGAAGGAGCAAAAGTTGCAATTGCTGATCTGAATTTATCTCAAGCCAATATCACTGCTGAGGAAATAAAATCTAAAGGTGGAGAAGCAATGGCAGTTGCCATGAACGTCACCGATGAGAACGAAGTCAATCAAGGCGTAGACGCTGTAGCTGAAAATTTTGGTGGTGTGGATGTTATGGTCAGCAATGCCGGAATTCAAATTATTAGCCCTGTAGATCAATTAGCTTTTTCAGACTGGAAAAAATTAATCTCTATACATTTAGACGGTGCGTTCTTAACAACTCGTGCAGCATTAAAGCACATGTATGCTTCTGGTAAAGGAGGCAGTATCATTTATATGGGTTCAGTACATTCCAAAGAAGCGTCTAAGCTTAAAGCACCTTATGTGACTGCAAAACATGGCTTACTTGGTTTATGTCAAGTTGTTGCTAAAGAAGGAGCAGCCCATAATGTAAGAGCAAACGTCATTTGTCCTGGTTTTGTTCGAACACCACTTGTAGACAAACAAATTCCAGAGCAAGCGAAAGAATTAGGAATTACTGAAGAAGAAGTCATTAAAAATGTCATGCTGAAAGATACTGTCGATGGCGTATTCACTACTACTGATGACGTGGCACAAACTGCTTTATTTTTTGCTTCTTTTGAATCTAATGCCCTGACAGGACAATCACTTGTAGTAAGTCATGGCTGGTTCATGGAGTAA
- a CDS encoding glycine zipper domain-containing protein — protein sequence MKKIIAPLFFLSLSVFMLGGCTNTEIGTGVGGAAGAGIGYAATGGSAVGTVIGAGAGALVGNAIGQQQDRQYYYRHRYYRPGYNYYYY from the coding sequence ATGAAAAAAATTATTGCTCCATTATTTTTTCTCAGTTTATCAGTTTTTATGCTCGGTGGTTGTACTAATACAGAAATAGGAACCGGTGTTGGTGGAGCAGCTGGAGCGGGTATAGGTTATGCAGCTACCGGTGGAAGTGCAGTAGGTACAGTAATAGGTGCAGGAGCCGGAGCCCTCGTAGGTAATGCTATTGGTCAGCAACAAGACCGTCAATATTACTACCGTCATCGTTACTATCGTCCTGGTTACAATTATTATTATTACTAA
- the dapA gene encoding 4-hydroxy-tetrahydrodipicolinate synthase, which produces MFKGSIVALLTPMLNDQVDVSRLRELVEYHIEMGTHGLVAAGSTGESGTLSHEEKILVIKTVVDQAKERIPVIAGTGMNATRDCITLTQEAMECGAHAALIMTPAYIRPTQEGLYQHYCQIAQAVAMPIILYNVPTRTACDMLPETVARLAKISNIVGIKDATGQMTRLQQILRLSEGSIDVFSGDDFTAASWMLAGAKGNISAAANIVAKLMAKLCDLALDGDHAACLRLNEQLMPLYELLFIETNPIAIKWAANKMGLMENELRMPLTSLSKEHHEPLEKILKNLELI; this is translated from the coding sequence ATGTTTAAAGGAAGCATAGTTGCTTTATTAACCCCCATGCTCAATGATCAAGTAGATGTTTCGCGTCTGCGTGAGCTTGTCGAATATCATATTGAAATGGGTACTCATGGTTTGGTTGCGGCAGGTTCTACAGGCGAATCAGGTACTTTATCTCACGAAGAAAAGATTCTTGTGATTAAAACCGTTGTTGATCAAGCTAAAGAGCGAATTCCTGTAATTGCTGGAACGGGTATGAATGCCACTCGCGATTGTATTACCCTAACTCAAGAAGCGATGGAATGTGGGGCCCATGCTGCATTAATTATGACTCCTGCATATATTAGACCAACTCAAGAGGGTTTATATCAACATTATTGCCAAATAGCTCAAGCGGTTGCCATGCCTATCATTCTTTATAATGTTCCAACTCGGACCGCTTGTGATATGTTACCTGAAACTGTAGCAAGACTTGCAAAAATTTCTAATATTGTGGGAATAAAGGACGCTACAGGTCAAATGACGCGTTTACAACAAATTTTGCGTCTTTCTGAAGGAAGTATTGATGTATTTAGTGGTGATGATTTTACCGCCGCATCTTGGATGCTAGCTGGGGCTAAAGGAAATATTTCCGCAGCAGCTAATATAGTTGCTAAATTAATGGCAAAATTATGTGATTTAGCTTTAGATGGGGATCATGCGGCATGTTTGCGTCTCAATGAGCAATTAATGCCTTTATATGAATTATTGTTTATTGAAACAAATCCTATTGCTATAAAATGGGCAGCAAACAAAATGGGTTTAATGGAAAATGAATTAAGAATGCCATTGACCTCTTTATCAAAAGAGCACCATGAGCCTTTAGAAAAAATATTGAAGAATTTGGAGTTGATCTAA
- a CDS encoding flavohemoglobin expression-modulating QEGLA motif protein yields MTPSESAELLIVQDLSQRIVDAQRKIRILDSIKWDDSIKKEFFKHKGKKLPPVDKEYYEKKPLPFNVFEKQEEFRNILRDAQNQLGQYSTLTRLIRRQCEEYIRATQMLAARGTSAFSEIATELYGSPNDVFYAGGPRMSEMGTLLFDVLTGLSVQLQSEADVKHYTPQQAQEILQTRLGTFFDKHPGKVTVMVSDDMIADASAGADSIKLSQQAMFSDRDLRYLEVHEGWVHVGTTLNGLMQPNCFFLSKGSPSSSVIQEGLAVITEIVTFSSYPSRMLKITNRVIALDMVTQGADFLDIYNYFLGCGLSEEDSYNQTVRVFRGSIPTGGPFTKDLSYAKGFVLIYNYIRFAISKKHVESIPLLFTGKLVLDDLPLLTELKERQILTNPVYLPPPFQDLAALSAWMSFSLYLNQFDLNEIQKNFRFLLV; encoded by the coding sequence ATGACACCATCGGAATCAGCTGAATTACTTATTGTTCAGGACTTATCGCAGCGTATTGTCGATGCGCAACGCAAGATCAGGATTCTTGATAGTATCAAATGGGATGACTCTATAAAAAAAGAGTTTTTTAAACATAAAGGTAAAAAACTCCCGCCTGTTGATAAAGAATATTATGAGAAAAAGCCTCTGCCATTTAATGTGTTTGAAAAGCAAGAGGAGTTTCGGAATATTTTACGTGATGCTCAGAATCAATTAGGACAATATTCTACTCTAACTCGTTTAATTCGACGCCAATGCGAAGAATACATTAGAGCAACACAAATGCTCGCTGCACGAGGTACGTCTGCATTTTCTGAAATAGCAACAGAACTGTATGGTAGTCCAAATGATGTATTTTATGCTGGGGGACCACGTATGTCAGAGATGGGTACATTGCTCTTTGATGTATTAACAGGCCTTAGTGTTCAATTGCAATCAGAAGCAGATGTAAAGCATTATACGCCGCAACAAGCACAAGAAATTTTACAAACTCGATTAGGAACTTTTTTTGACAAACACCCAGGTAAAGTCACTGTTATGGTAAGTGATGATATGATTGCAGATGCTTCCGCAGGTGCTGACAGTATTAAACTGAGCCAACAAGCCATGTTTAGTGATCGAGATCTTCGTTATTTAGAGGTGCATGAAGGATGGGTTCATGTAGGTACAACCTTGAATGGTTTGATGCAACCTAATTGTTTTTTTCTTTCTAAAGGCTCACCATCAAGTAGTGTTATCCAGGAAGGCTTAGCAGTGATCACGGAAATTGTTACCTTTTCTTCATATCCGAGTCGTATGCTAAAAATTACTAATAGAGTAATTGCATTAGATATGGTCACGCAAGGAGCAGATTTCCTTGATATTTATAATTATTTTTTAGGATGCGGTTTGAGTGAGGAAGACAGTTACAATCAAACAGTACGCGTTTTCAGAGGCAGTATCCCGACAGGTGGTCCTTTTACAAAAGATCTTTCTTATGCCAAAGGTTTTGTGTTAATTTACAATTACATTCGTTTTGCGATAAGCAAAAAACATGTTGAGTCGATTCCATTATTATTTACAGGTAAATTAGTTTTGGATGATTTGCCTTTGCTCACTGAATTAAAAGAGCGTCAGATATTGACAAATCCTGTTTATCTGCCACCTCCATTCCAAGATTTGGCTGCATTAAGTGCCTGGATGAGTTTTTCCTTGTACTTAAATCAGTTTGATTTGAATGAGATCCAAAAGAATTTTCGATTTTTGTTGGTTTAA
- a CDS encoding zeta toxin family protein, protein MLNKIDETIKYIENVPATQVLEMIKSGIEPIYTHTNLQSCQRPKLDIAEIMACNAVYSKTEKPKYPTVQSLITYPIERIVYFDTIATIETEVQCGEELDLYKYVDHIYGKVSKIDFNDFEHAIQETAQITALKAFAAIHAKEELDPSLAKYKEVYERIKAAFESGLYQVSNKFLLKHNINQEEAFPLLVKMTIEDMVYNEEMKKCLQSNITPQIKELINQVVAEETLFPIHDAKGTIIAEAPLQKLSLHQGAERLTLMLAGAPASGKGTILAKVLHEAKTTKGIDERDMVKINTDTHRILVCQGRQEQLGTNNELHVSLNNDEASYITLMGYEKMRQKVNQCSAPHMLIDGVAPANDRIQLGTQDNGKLEISIVTVDPESSVKRAQQRGESTGRYVQTSYLINSHRNVTLSTYEMLSNQELIGNKNIQISIYDTNVPHGTTPVYVAWIDMKEKKAEIYDSEKLAEFRGKRLIEPILNREQFFSRSIKRSLSMSSNELLSKSGYDVNDSNDQKLDY, encoded by the coding sequence ATGCTTAATAAAATTGATGAAACAATTAAATACATCGAAAATGTTCCAGCAACTCAAGTTTTAGAAATGATCAAATCTGGCATAGAACCCATATATACCCATACAAATTTGCAAAGCTGTCAACGCCCAAAGCTGGATATTGCTGAAATAATGGCGTGTAATGCCGTATATTCTAAGACAGAAAAACCTAAATACCCCACGGTCCAAAGCCTTATTACCTATCCAATTGAACGTATCGTATACTTCGATACCATTGCAACTATTGAAACAGAAGTTCAATGTGGTGAAGAACTTGATTTATATAAATATGTAGACCATATTTATGGCAAAGTTTCTAAAATCGACTTTAACGATTTTGAGCACGCAATTCAAGAAACAGCACAAATTACTGCACTAAAAGCCTTTGCTGCAATCCATGCAAAAGAAGAACTCGATCCTTCTTTGGCTAAATACAAAGAGGTTTACGAGAGAATAAAAGCAGCCTTTGAAAGTGGACTATACCAAGTATCAAATAAATTTTTACTGAAACACAATATTAATCAAGAAGAAGCTTTTCCTTTGTTAGTAAAAATGACCATAGAAGATATGGTTTACAATGAAGAGATGAAAAAATGCCTTCAGTCGAATATAACGCCTCAAATTAAAGAACTAATTAATCAGGTTGTTGCAGAAGAAACTCTTTTTCCCATCCATGATGCAAAGGGAACAATTATCGCAGAAGCGCCACTGCAAAAATTATCACTACATCAAGGAGCGGAGCGATTAACACTTATGTTAGCTGGAGCTCCTGCATCAGGAAAAGGCACCATTCTCGCTAAAGTGCTTCATGAGGCCAAAACAACAAAGGGTATCGATGAACGAGATATGGTAAAAATTAATACGGACACACATCGAATATTAGTATGCCAAGGACGCCAGGAACAATTGGGAACGAATAATGAGCTGCATGTATCTTTAAACAATGATGAAGCATCTTATATTACACTTATGGGCTACGAAAAAATGCGCCAAAAGGTCAATCAATGTAGTGCGCCTCATATGTTGATTGATGGAGTAGCTCCAGCAAATGATAGAATTCAATTAGGAACACAAGATAATGGTAAACTTGAAATTTCAATTGTTACGGTGGATCCTGAAAGCTCAGTAAAAAGAGCCCAACAACGAGGGGAAAGTACCGGTCGATACGTACAAACCTCTTATTTAATCAACTCACATCGCAATGTAACTTTATCAACGTATGAAATGCTTTCCAATCAAGAATTAATTGGGAATAAAAACATTCAAATATCTATTTATGATACTAACGTGCCACATGGTACCACTCCTGTTTATGTTGCATGGATAGATATGAAAGAGAAAAAAGCAGAAATTTATGATTCGGAAAAATTAGCGGAATTTCGTGGTAAAAGACTTATAGAGCCAATCCTTAATAGAGAGCAATTTTTCTCTCGATCGATAAAAAGAAGTTTATCCATGAGCTCCAATGAACTATTATCTAAATCAGGATATGATGTGAATGATAGCAATGATCAGAAACTGGACTATTAA
- a CDS encoding CPBP family glutamic-type intramembrane protease: MILNWPLTIVLFCLSIPGVTIAIKRLIYFLLPDNSEELKKRISRFAILQTLFMVLILSIAGTVLSPTTGLRAPELEALLQGTAGVGVLLPILLPAFLYAFFGLLVFCILYYGIIKRIIDEKSLEIIEKIRFTLGVDGCVLYGGVVEEVIARWGLMNLTVFFSLLFTKEYATLTTWIAIFISGLIFALGQLPAYVAAGCISSRRFLYSFIVLSLYQSLLFGYLFWQYGLITAILAHMLFHLGWAIFKNVKKS, translated from the coding sequence ATGATCCTCAATTGGCCCTTAACTATCGTTTTATTCTGCTTATCTATTCCAGGAGTAACCATAGCTATAAAACGTTTAATTTATTTTTTATTACCCGATAATTCTGAAGAATTAAAAAAAAGAATAAGTCGTTTTGCCATTTTGCAAACTCTATTCATGGTCTTAATCTTGAGTATCGCTGGGACAGTCTTATCTCCAACTACTGGTTTACGTGCTCCTGAACTTGAAGCGCTCTTACAAGGTACCGCTGGAGTAGGGGTACTTTTACCTATTTTATTACCCGCATTCTTGTATGCATTTTTCGGACTTCTTGTTTTTTGTATTCTGTATTATGGAATAATAAAACGAATCATCGACGAAAAAAGTCTAGAAATTATAGAAAAAATTCGTTTTACGCTGGGCGTTGATGGTTGTGTCCTTTATGGAGGTGTTGTAGAAGAAGTTATCGCCCGTTGGGGACTTATGAATTTAACTGTATTTTTTAGTTTACTTTTTACTAAGGAATATGCCACCCTCACCACGTGGATTGCAATTTTTATTAGTGGCTTAATATTTGCTCTAGGACAACTTCCGGCCTATGTAGCTGCTGGTTGCATTTCAAGCAGACGTTTTCTCTATTCTTTTATTGTTCTTAGCCTTTATCAATCCTTACTTTTTGGGTACTTATTCTGGCAATATGGGCTGATTACAGCGATATTAGCGCATATGTTGTTTCATTTAGGATGGGCAATATTTAAAAACGTAAAAAAATCGTAA